Proteins from a genomic interval of Polaribacter sp. Q13:
- a CDS encoding AraC family transcriptional regulator, with amino-acid sequence MRLVLKQSDTLLNKKLNVSKRVVPSFDVAWHHHKEIELLYISQSNGIRFVGDNVSPFFPGDLVLVGSHLPHLWRSDPSYYEMKSNRSVKTIVIKFSKDFLGKDFFKREEFFKLERLLEASKFGLSFDKVVSSLLHKDLMSLPDLSSTEQHIALLGVLHKLSTVKEESVSVLSSSDMRQSITESSEKIDLVLRFISDNYTSNLSLEEVSGVACMTTNSFCRFFKKMTNKSFTQFLNEIRIRNASRILIQENLSVSEVCYLVGFNSMTYFNKQFKQIMGTTPKTYKVAIY; translated from the coding sequence ATGAGATTAGTTTTAAAACAATCAGATACACTTCTAAATAAAAAGTTAAATGTTTCTAAGAGGGTTGTACCTTCTTTTGACGTTGCCTGGCATCATCATAAAGAGATAGAGTTGTTATATATTTCTCAAAGTAACGGAATTCGTTTTGTAGGTGATAATGTCTCTCCATTTTTTCCTGGAGACTTAGTTTTAGTAGGGTCTCATTTACCTCATTTATGGAGGAGTGATCCTTCTTATTATGAAATGAAAAGTAATAGAAGTGTAAAAACAATTGTAATAAAATTTTCTAAAGATTTCTTAGGGAAGGATTTTTTTAAGAGAGAAGAGTTTTTTAAGTTAGAAAGATTGTTAGAAGCCTCTAAATTCGGACTCTCTTTTGATAAGGTAGTAAGTAGTCTTTTACATAAAGATTTAATGAGTTTACCAGATTTATCATCAACAGAACAACACATTGCTTTGTTGGGTGTTTTACATAAATTATCAACGGTAAAAGAGGAAAGTGTATCGGTGTTGTCTTCATCAGATATGAGGCAATCTATTACAGAAAGTTCAGAAAAAATAGATTTAGTGTTAAGGTTTATTTCAGATAATTATACCTCAAATCTAAGTTTAGAGGAAGTGTCAGGCGTAGCTTGTATGACTACAAATTCGTTCTGTAGATTTTTTAAAAAAATGACAAATAAATCTTTCACACAATTTTTAAATGAAATTAGAATTAGAAATGCTTCGCGAATTTTAATTCAAGAAAATTTATCGGTATCAGAAGTTTGTTACTTAGTAGGCTTTAATTCGATGACCTATTTTAACAAACAATTTAAACAAATTATGGGTACAACTCCCAAAACGTATAAGGTTGCTATTTATTAA